From the genome of Bacteroides sp. MSB163, one region includes:
- a CDS encoding ATP-binding protein, with translation MKTWKRNPERKPLILKGARQTGKTWIISQLSLLTDYPILPNETLLIFDEIQECNSALNSLKYFYEDSPEYVVVAAGSLLGVALTKGEAFPVGKVDFLDLYPLTFKEFLKTANEKLYNYVEELSEISALPQFITDRLSELYQQYLVIGGMPAVINSFLENKGMEKVKKEQQAILNAYILDFSKHAENKDIPRIIHIWNSIPSQLAKENRKFVYKMVKPGARARDYEDALLWLESAGLIYRVFCTTKSFLPLKAYDDLSAFKVYLSDVGLLRELSGLPPEAIFLGNETYTEFKGAVAENYVLQSLAPQYDILPRYWTSLGKAEVDFIIQSDSDIIPIEVKAQTHLGGKSLSVYDVTYHPVCKLRYSLNNLKQDGTLINIPLYLADWTKKIRSFIS, from the coding sequence TTGAAAACATGGAAACGCAACCCAGAGAGAAAACCTCTTATTTTAAAAGGGGCTCGTCAAACTGGCAAGACATGGATTATCTCACAATTGTCCTTACTGACCGATTACCCTATCTTACCCAATGAGACATTGCTCATTTTCGATGAAATTCAAGAATGTAATTCTGCCTTAAATTCATTAAAGTACTTTTATGAAGATTCACCCGAATATGTTGTAGTAGCTGCCGGTTCATTATTGGGCGTAGCTTTAACTAAAGGGGAAGCATTTCCGGTAGGCAAAGTTGACTTTCTCGATCTATACCCCCTCACATTCAAAGAGTTTCTGAAAACAGCCAATGAGAAACTATATAATTACGTGGAAGAACTGTCCGAGATATCGGCTTTACCTCAATTTATTACAGACCGCCTTAGCGAGTTGTACCAGCAGTATTTGGTAATAGGTGGCATGCCTGCCGTCATCAACAGTTTCCTTGAAAACAAAGGCATGGAAAAAGTCAAAAAGGAACAACAGGCAATACTTAACGCCTATATTTTAGATTTTTCAAAGCATGCTGAAAATAAGGATATTCCCCGTATTATCCATATATGGAATTCTATCCCAAGCCAGTTAGCCAAAGAGAACCGGAAGTTTGTTTATAAAATGGTCAAACCCGGCGCTCGTGCCCGTGATTATGAAGACGCTCTGCTTTGGTTGGAAAGCGCAGGTTTGATTTATCGGGTGTTTTGTACTACTAAGTCCTTTCTTCCTTTAAAAGCTTACGATGATTTGTCTGCATTTAAGGTTTATTTATCTGATGTCGGATTATTACGCGAATTGTCCGGTCTTCCGCCGGAGGCTATCTTTTTAGGAAATGAGACTTATACGGAATTTAAAGGTGCTGTTGCCGAAAACTACGTTTTGCAAAGTTTAGCGCCTCAATATGACATCCTTCCACGCTATTGGACTTCTTTAGGAAAAGCGGAAGTCGATTTTATCATTCAATCCGATAGTGACATTATCCCTATTGAAGTAAAAGCTCAAACCCATTTGGGAGGTAAAAGCTTATCTGTTTATGATGTAACCTATCATCCGGTATGCAAGTTGCGTTATTCATTAAACAATCTGAAGCAAGACGGGACACTGATTAATATTCCTTTATATTTAGCGGATTGGACAAAAAAGATAAGATCTTTCATTTCATAA
- a CDS encoding glycoside hydrolase family 10 protein, translated as MKYLKYLTLIIFIAFVASCSKENDDDIIPPPEENTPSALPKKELRGVWVTTAWGIDWPMEEYNAGIQKQKYINYLDLLVENKMNAIFFQIRGMADAFYDSQYESWSKYITGTAGTKPSYDVLGFLVEEAHKRNIQFHAWLNPYRISTRANKNSSFPQLDPKIPAKLTKDYEKIRIYNPALPEVQTRITQIVKEIITMYDVDGIHMDDYFYPSLEASEKMNDDAEYEQYGKSQFNNIDDFRRNNVNVVIQNIQKTIIETRPDVIFSISPAANMDSNYNTLFADVKKWSKEGWVDVIIPQLYFATGTDVNSFNQRLDLWSQYIYENHFLVGYGIYKFGDPKYGSIFQSSDDLKKQFDFANTKSKVKGSVLYSVKYLVENKVGIMNVIRNVYKTPVLLPYLGRTVAKKPDTPTNIHINGSNMSWNGVQAAYYAIYKDNGINQIASLVGITKETTFKLNERGTYFITALNKKNAESDLSESVTY; from the coding sequence ATGAAATATTTGAAATATCTAACCTTGATTATTTTCATCGCATTTGTCGCGTCTTGTAGTAAAGAGAATGACGATGATATTATACCACCCCCAGAAGAGAATACGCCTTCAGCCTTACCTAAGAAGGAATTGCGGGGAGTGTGGGTGACCACTGCCTGGGGTATCGACTGGCCGATGGAAGAGTATAATGCTGGTATTCAAAAGCAGAAGTATATCAATTATCTGGATTTATTGGTTGAGAATAAAATGAATGCAATATTCTTCCAAATTAGGGGAATGGCAGATGCATTTTATGATTCGCAATACGAGTCTTGGAGTAAGTATATCACAGGGACTGCCGGCACAAAGCCATCTTATGATGTCTTGGGATTTCTGGTTGAAGAAGCCCATAAACGAAATATCCAATTCCATGCTTGGCTAAATCCTTATCGTATTTCTACCCGAGCAAATAAAAATTCCTCATTTCCTCAGTTGGATCCTAAAATACCGGCAAAGCTGACTAAGGATTATGAGAAAATTCGGATTTACAATCCGGCTTTACCCGAAGTGCAGACTCGTATCACACAGATCGTTAAGGAAATCATTACTATGTATGATGTTGATGGTATCCATATGGATGATTATTTTTATCCATCGCTAGAAGCATCAGAAAAGATGAATGATGATGCGGAATACGAGCAATATGGAAAGAGCCAATTTAATAACATTGATGATTTCAGACGAAATAATGTGAATGTAGTGATACAGAATATTCAAAAGACTATTATTGAGACTCGCCCTGACGTTATCTTTTCAATCAGTCCTGCTGCCAATATGGATAGTAATTATAATACTCTATTTGCAGATGTAAAAAAGTGGTCAAAAGAAGGTTGGGTAGATGTTATTATTCCGCAACTATACTTTGCTACGGGTACAGATGTGAATAGTTTTAATCAAAGATTAGATTTGTGGTCGCAATATATTTACGAGAATCATTTTTTAGTAGGCTATGGCATTTACAAATTCGGAGATCCAAAATACGGTAGTATATTCCAGTCATCTGACGATCTGAAAAAACAATTTGATTTTGCAAATACAAAATCTAAAGTTAAAGGAAGTGTATTGTACAGCGTTAAATACTTGGTAGAAAACAAAGTCGGGATTATGAACGTAATCAGGAATGTGTATAAAACCCCTGTTTTACTTCCCTATTTAGGTAGAACTGTAGCCAAAAAGCCCGATACCCCTACTAATATCCATATAAATGGGAGTAATATGTCATGGAATGGAGTGCAGGCTGCTTATTACGCAATATATAAAGACAATGGAATCAACCAAATTGCCAGTTTAGTGGGAATCACTAAAGAAACTACATTTAAGTTGAATGAAAGAGGAACTTATTTTATTACAGCACTTAATAAGAAAAATGCAGAAAGTGATTTATCGGAATCAGTGACTTATTAA
- a CDS encoding ATP-binding protein, with protein MRFYNREEEIRLIRRTEEKSLSSACFTVIMGRRRVGKTTLLRKALEGKRYIYLFVSRTNEALLCDTFKKEITDKLSVPIYGTPTRFIELFELLMQHAAREHFTLIIDEFQDFERVNPSIFSDIQNLWDKYSPQAKINFIVCGSIYSLMKHIFEDRKEPLFGRLTSKFILKPFKTSVLIEIMQEYNSVFTPEDLLCLYTLTGGVAKYVSLLMDAGAFTKDSMIDFVTQSDSPLLTEGKDMLIQEFGRDYSTYFSILQLVASGCTRQSEIDSIIGKNSGPYLKNLSEDYSLIQRQLPLLAKPGTRNLRWFMSDNFLNFWFRFIYPHQSAIELEKYSQLNEYIKSHYVQYSGWMLEKYFREKVAETMNVTQVGNYWDTKGENEIDLIALNDFEKSGIVAEVKRNSNKISYAVLTEKVANLPKEFAKYNLSQKGFSLEDMTK; from the coding sequence ATGAGATTCTACAATCGAGAAGAAGAGATAAGATTAATCCGACGGACAGAAGAAAAGTCACTTTCATCTGCCTGCTTTACAGTCATTATGGGGCGTCGACGCGTAGGAAAGACCACCTTGTTGCGTAAAGCTCTTGAAGGGAAGCGGTACATTTATTTGTTTGTCTCGCGCACCAATGAAGCTTTACTATGTGATACCTTTAAAAAAGAAATAACGGATAAATTGTCAGTTCCTATTTATGGTACTCCAACCCGTTTTATTGAACTGTTTGAATTGCTGATGCAACATGCTGCCAGAGAACACTTCACTCTTATCATCGATGAGTTTCAAGATTTCGAACGTGTCAATCCATCCATTTTCAGCGATATACAAAACCTTTGGGACAAATATTCCCCTCAGGCTAAAATTAACTTTATAGTCTGTGGCTCTATTTATTCTTTAATGAAGCACATCTTTGAAGACCGCAAGGAGCCATTGTTCGGACGTTTAACCTCTAAGTTTATATTGAAGCCATTTAAAACTTCCGTGCTTATTGAAATTATGCAGGAGTACAACTCCGTATTTACGCCGGAAGACTTGTTATGCCTATACACATTGACCGGTGGAGTGGCTAAATACGTAAGCTTGCTAATGGATGCCGGTGCTTTCACCAAGGATTCAATGATAGATTTTGTGACGCAATCGGATTCTCCGCTTCTGACAGAAGGTAAGGATATGCTGATTCAAGAATTTGGACGCGACTACAGTACTTATTTTTCTATTTTACAACTGGTTGCCTCCGGGTGTACACGCCAAAGTGAAATAGACAGTATCATTGGAAAGAATAGCGGTCCCTATTTGAAAAACCTCAGCGAAGATTATTCACTCATTCAGAGACAGCTTCCTCTTTTAGCTAAACCGGGAACCAGAAATCTACGCTGGTTTATGTCCGATAACTTTCTAAATTTCTGGTTCCGCTTTATTTACCCTCATCAGTCCGCCATCGAACTGGAAAAGTACAGCCAGCTAAACGAATATATCAAAAGTCATTACGTACAATATAGTGGATGGATGTTGGAAAAGTATTTCCGGGAAAAAGTTGCAGAAACTATGAATGTTACTCAAGTGGGTAATTATTGGGATACTAAAGGAGAAAATGAGATTGACCTGATTGCACTGAATGATTTCGAGAAGAGTGGTATTGTTGCTGAGGTAAAGCGTAATTCGAATAAAATAAGTTATGCTGTTTTGACAGAAAAGGTAGCTAATTTGCCTAAAGAGTTTGCAAAATACAATTTGAGTCAAAAAGGATTTTCATTGGAAGATATGACGAAGTAA